Sequence from the Maribellus comscasis genome:
GGGTTTTGTTGTAAATCGCCCTCCAGATTTTTTTCAATCTCGCTGTAGGGTATGGGCCAAAGGTTGTTATAATCATTATAGCTTGGACCATTTACCGGATTGTATTTTTTTGTTCTCTCTACCAGTTTTCCAAGTCTGGCCAGTGTTAAAACCCTGAATTCTTCGGCATATAATTCTCTTGCTCTTTCATCGAGAATGTAGTCGATATCCACATCACCCGCATCTATTAAAGGTGCCTGAGCTCTGTTTCGCACTGTGTTTATGTCGTCTGCAGCTTTTTGTGTTTCACTCATTCCAAAATAAGCTTCAGCCCTCAGTAGGTAGGTTTCGGAGAGACGGATGCCATAAACATCTCTAAATGCAACATGGCTCCACGAGAGTCCTCCTTCCACAACAGGATCTTGCAGGAATGCTTCAGCAGGTTGTTTTCCGGGGGTGGATGTTTTAGTAAGCCAGGGATACATGTTTCGCGTAGTATCATTCAAGCTGGCCATTCGTATTGGGAGATTGTCTTTAAATAGCCATTTCCCATTATGATCACTTGCTGGATTCCTCACAATAAAATCTCTGAATATATTCGCCATCGAATTACGGAGGTCCTGCTCGTATCCGCTTTTTTCCCAAAGTGTTTCATAAAAATAGTGAGTAGGACGCAAAAAACCGGAACTACGTCCGGCAGCATATGCATTCGGATTCGGGACCAATGTGCTTGTAGACCCGTCGTTATTTTCAATTTTTGCCTGCCAGGCACGTGGAGCAAGAAGTCTCTCCAGATATGGGCCTCCATATCCGTCTCCTCCTCCCGGAATATTGTATTCATATTCCAAAACCCAAATGGCTTCTGTATTCCCGGTAGAACGATTCTGATTACCCTGACGGAATAGATCCCAGTATACATCTGTGTCAAATTCACCCTGTGTCACCCAGGCTTTCTCGTCTTTTCTGGCTCCAAAGCGTTCGGTCATTAGTGCCGTGGACGGATGGTCAATTACAGAGGAAGCTGCATCAACCGCGTCCTGCCATTTTTCAAGGGATATGTAAACTTCTGATAACATATGAAGTGCTACAAGATTGCTAATCCGGTAATCCGCCACTTCGTCAATATTTTCCAGATTGTCTGCGGCATTCTTTAAATCTGTTGCTGCCTGCTGATAAACCTCTTCTCGCGGAGATGTTACGTAGTCTCTTTTGGGCGATTTTGTTTCTTCTAAAGTAATCGGTACGTTTCCATAAAGATTGGCCAGCATTTTATACATATAACCTCTGAAAAATTTTGCTTCTGAAGCAAAGTAAACTTTCTCTTCGGCAGTTAATTCATTGTCATCAGATGCAGATCTTTCAATAATAGCATTTGCATCATAGATTATTCGATATGCAGGTTCCCAAAGTGCATCATAAACCAATGCATCATTCGTTGGGAGTAAGATGGACGCTAAATCAGTATCGAATCCCATGTCTTTGTGAATATGAAAAATATCGGTAGCCTGGAAACCTGCATTTGGAAAATCACCAGCAGAGGCACTGCTAAAGAAATTATCTCTTACACGTGCATACAAGTTCATTACCGCAGCCTCATAATCATTACTTGTAATATAAGAGTTTTCAGGGCTGTAAAAGTCAACGGGTTCGGTTTTCAGGAATTCATCTTCGTTACATGAAAAATGAATTATAGCAAGAAATAGAAATAAAATGACCGCACTCAAGATTTTATCAGTACTTATCCTTCTAAAATATTTATTATTGGATTTCATCGTCTTAATTTTTAAAATGTTACATCAATTCCTAAAGAATAACTTTCCATAACAGGTCTTCCATTGCGGGTTAGCCCTTCTCCTGTTTCAGGGTCCCACCCTGGCCATTTGGTGAGCGTGAGCAGATTCCTGCCACTTAATATAAAGCGCATGCTTTTAACAAATTCGATCCGGCGGGGGGCCAGTGTATACGATATGGATAAGTCTTTCAGGCGGATAAAACTTCTGGAGGTATAACGTGTTCCTGCAATCCCGGATGAACCATTAATCCCGGGTCTTTGATATTTTGCATTTGGGTTCTCCGGTGTCCAGTAGTCAATATCTGTTGGAAAAGTAATGTTAAAATGATTTTCCTGGTTAAAAATAAGAAAACCGTACATCGTATCTTCACCCAAATACCATCCGTTTCCTCCCTGTACTGAATTGATAAAAAGGCGTAACGTCCAGTTCTTGTAATTTACTATATTATTAATAGAAAAACGGTAAGATGGCTGCTCGTTTCCCAGTATAGTTTTATCATCAGCATCGTATTTACTGTCGTTATTCAGATCGACAACCCGGTAAGAACCAAATTCGTATCCGTCAGGGATATCGTCATCTAACTGCCAGATGCCGTTAATTTTGTAATCATATATGGTTCCAAGCGATTCGTTTATAAATAGTCCTTCCGAAATCAAATCGTCTTCCTTCCCGTCTCCGTCGAGGTCAAATCCAAGAAGTTCCTTAATTATATCCCTGTTTCGTGAAAAATTAAAATCGGTCGTCCATGAAAAGTCTTTCTTTCTGATATTGACACTCGTTATTTGTAATTCTACACCGTGATTGTGGATTTTTCCCAGGTTGTCGGGAAAAACCTGAAATCTGCTAACTCCCGGTATATTCACGTTATAAAGCAGATCTGTTGTATTGTTATTATAATAGTCGAGCGAACCATTTAACCGGCTGTCAAACAATCTGAAATCTACACCCAGGTTTATACCCGTGGTTTTTTCCCATCTTAAGTTTGGGCTTTCAAGTGCGCTAATCCATTGGGTGTAAATGGAAGAGCCATCAGAAGTAATGTATCCCGATTCTCCGGAAACCTGTGCAAGTGTGTCGTACCTGCCAATCGTTCTGTTTCCGGTTGCTCCATAAGAGACTCTCAATTTTAGCCAGTTGAGCCAATCCGATGATTTATTCAGAAAAGGTTCTTCAGAAATAACCCAGCCCAGTGCCAATGAGGGAAAATAGCCGAATTTATTTGCTTCACTGAAACCTGAAAAACCGTCCCTCCTAATGGTAGCATTTACAAGATACTTGTTCATTAGTTTGTAGGAAATCCTTCCCATATTGTACAGACTCGATTCTTTCCAACCACCGGATTCTATTGTTTGAAGGGATGCATCTGCTGCCTGAAGCCTGTCGAAACCCAACACCGTATTGGCAAAACCAGCCCCCTCGGCACGTGTATATTCCTGTTCCCTTTTTTCAATTCCATAAAGAAGTGTAACATCTATCTGATGAATATCATTAAAGGTTTGATTGTATGATACAATGTTATCCAGGCTCATTGTATATTCAATATCGTATCTTTTGTAAGCAAGCCCGGTGAAACTATTTCCGCTTTCATCAAAAAAGTTTTTACGAGTAGTTAAATAGTTATTTCCAAATCGCATTTGATATTTGAGGCCTTCTATGGGCAGATATACATTCCCGGTGATATTTGCTCCCAGGTTAAAACGTTTGTCTTCTACATCCGCTTTTGCTTCAATTTGCGGGTTTATAGCGTTTCCTGCCGGTCTTTGTACCAATGTGCCATCCTCTTCTGTAGGGGTAGCAAAGGGCTCAAGATAACGATCTGCTGGCGAATAGGTTTGAGGACCGTAATCACTTAAAGTTAAGAAGCTTTGGATGTCCAGTTCCAACCAGTTGGTAAGTTTACTTGATAGATTTATTCTTCCGTTTATTCTTTCATAGTGTTCATCCAGCATATGACCATCCTGTTTGGTGTAGCCGATAGATGAAAAATAGTTGTTTTTTTCGGTTGCATTGGAAACTGAAATGTTGTGGCTCGTTGTATACGGGTTGTCTGTCGTAACTCCATCATACCAGTCATATGTTCTTCCCAGTTCGTATTGCCTGATTTCGTGACTGGTTTTAAAATTGGTTGTTTCTGTCCAGTCTGGGTTTGCTTCAAGGTAGCCCGATTCTGCCGTTCTGCTTTGCTGGATGTCTGAATATGCAATTTTCTGCATAAATTTTTCACCGTTAGTTTCCGCTCTTAGCTGATTATGTGGCGATTGAATGGAAAATCTTCCCGAGTATTTTATACTGGCTTCACCTTTTCCCGTTGTAGTAACAATTTGTATAACACCATTGGATGCCTGTGAACCGTATATTGCACGGGCACTGGCATCTTTTAAAACAGAGATGGATTTTATGTCGCTTGGATTGACGTCAATTAAATTTCCCCGGAATATTACACCATCAAGTACGATGAGGGGGTCTTGTTCTCCTGAGAGTGTAGATTGTCCTCTTATCGAAAGACTCGGGTTTTCACCCGCCTGGTTACTTTGCCCGATATTTAATCCGGGAACCATACCTTGCAAACCCTCTAATACAGATAAGTTGGGTTGTGCAAGAACTGCATCCATGTCGCCACTGGCAATTGAGCCGGTTAAATCTTCTTTTTTTTGGGTTCCATAACCGATTGCAACCACTTCGTCAATACCTATTACATCCGCCTCCAGTATGGCATTTATTTCTGACTGGTTATTTACCGGAATTTCAATACTCTTCATTCCAATAAAAGAGAACCCCAGAATGTCTCCGGTTTTTGCTTTTATTGTATAGTAACCATTTGCGTCAGTAACGGTTCCGTTTGTTGTTCCTTGAACCACTACTGTTACTCCGGGCAATGGAACTCCTTTTGTATCAGACACCGTTCCGCTGATTGTATTGTCTTGCTGATAATAGTTCCCGGATAATTCTGCGTTTTTGCCAGACGGAGACAATAAAATTTGCCGGTCTTTTACTTCATAATCGATGTTTTTGTCTTTCAGTAGTTGAGCAAGAATTTCAAAAATATTTTGTTCTTTGAAATTTGCATCAACGGTTTGGTTTACGTCAATCATTTTCGAACTGTAAAGAAAATAAAATTCGCTGTTGTCTTCTATGGTCCCAAGTACATCTTTTAAAGAACTATTAGTTATTGAAAGTGTAAGTCTGGTTGACTGGGAATAGCTGTCAATTCCCAATGTCTGAAGGGTGAAGACGAGTAGTAAAAAAATAGTTATTCTCATCATTAACAATATTTTTTGCAATAAAAATGCATTTTTCACCCAATGGGCAAAATGACTAATTTTTTTCATAATTTTGTTTCGTTTTGTTTTATTAATCTTTTTATTAAAAAGGATTTTTAAAAATTCAGGGCAGGAAGATGTTGGAGCATTTTCCTGCCTGTTTTAAGAAGGTATTTTCATAAGCATTTTAGAATTTAATTTGTTATTGTTTTTTAATTTTTTGCGTAAATCTTGATTATTCTTTTTGAATATGTTCCATCAGGTAGTTTATTTCGTCGAGGTATTTCGTACTTTATGGGAGTAACAACAGCAAGCATTTCTAATATTTGGAATAACGGTTCATCAATAAATGTTGCAGTATAAGTTAGATCTTTAATTTCCGGATCGATAATTTCAATGTCAACATCATACCAGCGTGAAAGTCTCTTTACAATATTTTCTATGTTATCATCTTCAAAAATCAATTTTCCGTCTTTCCAGGAGATATACTTCTCAGGATCTACATTTTGAACCTTAAATTTCTCGTTATTTAAACCAAGTTTCAGGTGTTGATTTGGTTTCATCGTAATTTTATTTTTAGATGATTTTACTTCAATTTTTCCTGATTTCAGTGTGGCCGAGACGGTTTTGTCGTCAGAATATGCTTTGACATTGAATCTGGTTCCCAGGGCTGTTACATTGATCCTATCGGTTTTTACGATAAATGGTTTTTTGGGATTATGAGCTACATCAAAATATCCTTCTCCAACGAGCGTTACCGTGCGGTTTTTTCCTTCAAAATTTTGCGGATAGAGCAGTTTGCTTCCGTGGTTTAGCCACACTTTTGTACCATCAGCTAATTCAAGTGATGTTCGGGAGCCGACAGGAGATACAATTTCGTTGATTACAGCTTTATGGTTCAGAGAAATGAGGTTTGCCGATTCCTGAAAATAATTGATATAAATAAATAAGGTAAGAACGGGAAGTAGAATTACAGCAGCAGCCCGGTAGACTATTTTTTGCCAGTTGATGTATCGTACCTTTTTATTTTTGGATTGTTCTGTGGTATAATTCGTATTGGCCAAATTGATTTTATGGTGTATTTTATCTAAACGCTGTTGCATTTGAGGCCGGGTTTCCTTATTTGCTATAGAAACCGCTTTTTTCCACTGGACTTCTAATATCCGCTGTTTTTCGGCTTGGTCTGAATTGTCGAGTAGCCAGCTAAATAAAAGATCAAGCTCATCTGGAGAACAAGTATTGTTAAAATATTTGTCAAGCAGTTTACTTTTCAATACAGACAACTGTTTTTTGTCAGGTCTTTTAGGTTCTTTTTCCATAATTGAACAATAAAATACAACTTTAAAAAGTGTACTATTATATGGTTAGATGAGCCAGAAAACAAAAACCACTACTTCTTTTTAAGAAAATTATAAAAAAAGTGAAAAAAATAGTAAGCAGGGAATATAATACTTGTTTAATTCCTGTTTTAAAAAACGATGTGATTTTGCGATATGATTTTCAACAGTGTTAACTGAAATGTTGAGTTTTTGCGCTATCTCTTTATACGAAAAATGCTCTTTGTGTTTTAGTCGGAAAACCTCACGCTGACGGGGAGGCATACAGTTAATTGCCTCTTCCAATTTCTCATTGAAAATACTCAAATCCAGTTTGTTTTCGGCGGTTGCTTCTTCTGAAATAACCTGAATAGATTTTATATATTCAATATATTTTTTTTCTTTGGCTTTTTTGCGCAGATAGCCTAAAGTTGAGTTGTAAGCAATACTAAACAAATACGATTCAAATGCATTGTAATCCTTTAATGATGCTCTGTTAATCCATAGTTTAACAAAAATTTCCTGAACAATTTCCTCTGCGTCGCTTTCTGTTTTTAATAATCCGTAAACAAATTGTTGCAGTCTGTGGCAATACTTGAAATACAGATAATCAAAAGCTTCCATGTTGCCTTCGGAAAATCTCTTTACAACAGTTTCGTCTAAATTTATTTTCTTTTTGAATGCATTTGAGCGATTCATTCCAACCATTTAAATTGCAACTCTTCAATTACTCTGGTTTTCAAATATATCAAAAATTGAACTATTCCTCAGAATTTAAATAGTTATAATTTTAATTCAATCGTCAACACTTCCGTGACTTAAAATTTTTTTTGAGATTTCGATAATGGACCGCCGAAGTTATCTATATCAAATGCTTTATTGTTTCTCAAAATAAGGTATCCGATCAATCGGCACGTCGATAGTGTATGATTTTCCACCTTTATATTTTTTTCCGTCATCAGCAATCCAGTTTCCATTGGGAAGGATCACTTCTCTTGAATATTCCTTTTTGTAAACAGGCGCTACCAACAGATTTTCGCCTAAAAGGAATTCATCTTTAATATTTTCAAATCCCTGGTTAGGATAAAAATATTCAAGATTTGAAATGACAGGTTCACCAGTCTTAGCTGATTCTTTTGCTCGTTTCAAAATCAGAGGCGTAAATTTTTTGCGTATTTCCACGGCTTTTTTTACGGCCTCAAAATTTTTTTCATTTAAAACCCGCCACGGCGCTACCGAAAACTGCATCATGGGCATCAGTGCGTGGCATTGTGCCGAGCGAACAACAAGCTCTTCGTCATAGCTGTTTAAATCGAGAAAACTGCTAAATTCGCCACCGCCAATCATGTCGGGACAAGAGAATGTATATCCCGCAAGTCCTTCTGCAATCATGTGTGGAATTAACATTTGCATGTCGCTCCACGAATGTTGTTTATCGCGTAAACGTTGGGCCAGTGGCTGCCCTGCCATTTTCCAGCACGCCCGGTATTCATTCAGCGGGTAACGTAATCCAATCCTGGCGTACAGCTCGCATTGTTCATTGGGGCTTACGTTTCCTTTACTCAGAGCATTGGGTGGGTAGTACTGCATATCTCCTGCATCAAGTTTAAAACCATCCACTCCGTATTCATTAACGAGGCGGTCGAGTTGATTGTTAAACCAGCCGACTGCAGCCGGATTACTAAAGTCGAGCAACGCTGAATACCCATTCCACCATTTGATAATGGCTGGCTCCCGGGCTGTTTCCCATGTAGTTGTTTCATCTATCTTTTGAAGAAGAAATCCTTTACCTTTCATAATTTCGCGGACAATCAATGCCTGGTCCGGACTTACAAAAGGGCAAACCCATAACATTACTTTGAATCCCATTTTATGTAGCTCATCCATCATTTGATGTGGATTGGGGAAGCGCCCCGGGTGGAAATTCCAAAGTCCGTAGTCTTCCTGCCATGTATCGTCAATCATAAAAACCCCCGGAGGAAATCCGTTATTAATTATTGCATGGGCATATTTTAATATGTCTTCCTGGTTTTGGTCGTAGGTCAACTCGATCCATGTGTTGTACTGTGGCTCAGTAAACAACATTTCATCGGGCATTTTCCCCGACGCAGGAAAGAAATGTTCTGACGCAAATTGTCTGGCCTCTTTCAGCGTGGTTCCATTTCTACCGTGTTCAACTTTCCCATAGTTTTCAGAAATGATAATCTCATTATTTCCGATTTCAAATTTGTAAGGTTTCTGGCTCCATACATACAAACCTTTATTGCTTAATAATAAAGGTTGTGTTTGATTTCCCTGATTATTGGCATAAAAGTCAAATTCAAATCCACCGGCGAGCGGCATTTTGTGCCCGTCGGTGATGACACCCGACCAGATTTTTTCACCCGGAAGCAAATCGATTTTAAACGGTTGATTTTGCGCAACCAATACAAGGTTTGGAAATAATATAAAGCTTAAAAAGAGTAATCTGAATTTCATATTTTTATTTTTTATACGATTCTTTGATGTGTTGAAGCCACCACGAGATGCCGGGATTGCAGGGTGTTCCGTCGCCACCTGGCTTACAATTTGGCGGTATACACTGTAACCAGGTTGAAGCAAAAATGTACCCCATTCCATTTTGCAAATGCTTATCAGTGTTTTTCAATTGTTCACGCTTTTTTCCTTCGGTGTAAATCCCAATGTTAATATAGTTGTACACTCCCTGCTCTTTACTGTACGCTCCCCAATAATCGGTCATTGTTCCTTCGCTCTCGATATAATGCTTGTTTTCCGGTTTATCTGAAAAATGTAAAGCCAGATCTGCATTAGCAGGAGGCAGGCCATGGTTGTTGTATCCAATCATTATTTCAAGATCCACTTTTTTCCCGGCAGCAATCATTTTTTCAATGTCAAAGCCCTTTTCGCGATATGCCATTCCTTCATTGTCCGGATCAACAAAAACATTTTTATAATCATTCTCTGAAAGCCATTTTACCGTATTTGCCACGGCTGCATTAGCTTCCTTTTGAGTCCAGTTTTCCCATTTTGCCTCGGAAGTACCCCAGTAAAGACATCCTACCAAAACTACCATGTCACGTTCGTCACAGACTTTAATAATTTTAGCCATACGGTTGGTATACACCGGATTTAAGGTTCCGTCTTTGTTGTATCCTTTTACGTCGCCAAAACGTGATCCCATAAAAAACACACTGATGGTATTTACCCCAAATGACTTGTATAAATCCAAATGCCCGATTAAATCATCAGTGGTTCCATCTGAAATTAAGGCATTGGAACAGCGCAATCCGATGCTCAAAAAAGCCTCATCATTCAAATATGCTTTGGTCCCCTTAACGGAGAAAATATTTTTACCAGCGTTTACATTTATTGCCAGGAAGATTCCAACAATGAGTATCCCGATTCTTGTCATACTTTTTGGTTTTAGTTCAGAAATATATC
This genomic interval carries:
- a CDS encoding RagB/SusD family nutrient uptake outer membrane protein, which produces MKSNNKYFRRISTDKILSAVILFLFLAIIHFSCNEDEFLKTEPVDFYSPENSYITSNDYEAAVMNLYARVRDNFFSSASAGDFPNAGFQATDIFHIHKDMGFDTDLASILLPTNDALVYDALWEPAYRIIYDANAIIERSASDDNELTAEEKVYFASEAKFFRGYMYKMLANLYGNVPITLEETKSPKRDYVTSPREEVYQQAATDLKNAADNLENIDEVADYRISNLVALHMLSEVYISLEKWQDAVDAASSVIDHPSTALMTERFGARKDEKAWVTQGEFDTDVYWDLFRQGNQNRSTGNTEAIWVLEYEYNIPGGGDGYGGPYLERLLAPRAWQAKIENNDGSTSTLVPNPNAYAAGRSSGFLRPTHYFYETLWEKSGYEQDLRNSMANIFRDFIVRNPASDHNGKWLFKDNLPIRMASLNDTTRNMYPWLTKTSTPGKQPAEAFLQDPVVEGGLSWSHVAFRDVYGIRLSETYLLRAEAYFGMSETQKAADDINTVRNRAQAPLIDAGDVDIDYILDERARELYAEEFRVLTLARLGKLVERTKKYNPVNGPSYNDYNNLWPIPYSEIEKNLEGDLQQNPGY
- a CDS encoding TonB-dependent receptor; the encoded protein is MKKISHFAHWVKNAFLLQKILLMMRITIFLLLVFTLQTLGIDSYSQSTRLTLSITNSSLKDVLGTIEDNSEFYFLYSSKMIDVNQTVDANFKEQNIFEILAQLLKDKNIDYEVKDRQILLSPSGKNAELSGNYYQQDNTISGTVSDTKGVPLPGVTVVVQGTTNGTVTDANGYYTIKAKTGDILGFSFIGMKSIEIPVNNQSEINAILEADVIGIDEVVAIGYGTQKKEDLTGSIASGDMDAVLAQPNLSVLEGLQGMVPGLNIGQSNQAGENPSLSIRGQSTLSGEQDPLIVLDGVIFRGNLIDVNPSDIKSISVLKDASARAIYGSQASNGVIQIVTTTGKGEASIKYSGRFSIQSPHNQLRAETNGEKFMQKIAYSDIQQSRTAESGYLEANPDWTETTNFKTSHEIRQYELGRTYDWYDGVTTDNPYTTSHNISVSNATEKNNYFSSIGYTKQDGHMLDEHYERINGRINLSSKLTNWLELDIQSFLTLSDYGPQTYSPADRYLEPFATPTEEDGTLVQRPAGNAINPQIEAKADVEDKRFNLGANITGNVYLPIEGLKYQMRFGNNYLTTRKNFFDESGNSFTGLAYKRYDIEYTMSLDNIVSYNQTFNDIHQIDVTLLYGIEKREQEYTRAEGAGFANTVLGFDRLQAADASLQTIESGGWKESSLYNMGRISYKLMNKYLVNATIRRDGFSGFSEANKFGYFPSLALGWVISEEPFLNKSSDWLNWLKLRVSYGATGNRTIGRYDTLAQVSGESGYITSDGSSIYTQWISALESPNLRWEKTTGINLGVDFRLFDSRLNGSLDYYNNNTTDLLYNVNIPGVSRFQVFPDNLGKIHNHGVELQITSVNIRKKDFSWTTDFNFSRNRDIIKELLGFDLDGDGKEDDLISEGLFINESLGTIYDYKINGIWQLDDDIPDGYEFGSYRVVDLNNDSKYDADDKTILGNEQPSYRFSINNIVNYKNWTLRLFINSVQGGNGWYLGEDTMYGFLIFNQENHFNITFPTDIDYWTPENPNAKYQRPGINGSSGIAGTRYTSRSFIRLKDLSISYTLAPRRIEFVKSMRFILSGRNLLTLTKWPGWDPETGEGLTRNGRPVMESYSLGIDVTF
- a CDS encoding FecR family protein, which gives rise to MEKEPKRPDKKQLSVLKSKLLDKYFNNTCSPDELDLLFSWLLDNSDQAEKQRILEVQWKKAVSIANKETRPQMQQRLDKIHHKINLANTNYTTEQSKNKKVRYINWQKIVYRAAAVILLPVLTLFIYINYFQESANLISLNHKAVINEIVSPVGSRTSLELADGTKVWLNHGSKLLYPQNFEGKNRTVTLVGEGYFDVAHNPKKPFIVKTDRINVTALGTRFNVKAYSDDKTVSATLKSGKIEVKSSKNKITMKPNQHLKLGLNNEKFKVQNVDPEKYISWKDGKLIFEDDNIENIVKRLSRWYDVDIEIIDPEIKDLTYTATFIDEPLFQILEMLAVVTPIKYEIPRRNKLPDGTYSKRIIKIYAKN
- a CDS encoding RNA polymerase sigma factor, whose amino-acid sequence is MNRSNAFKKKINLDETVVKRFSEGNMEAFDYLYFKYCHRLQQFVYGLLKTESDAEEIVQEIFVKLWINRASLKDYNAFESYLFSIAYNSTLGYLRKKAKEKKYIEYIKSIQVISEEATAENKLDLSIFNEKLEEAINCMPPRQREVFRLKHKEHFSYKEIAQKLNISVNTVENHIAKSHRFLKQELNKYYIPCLLFFSLFL
- a CDS encoding glycoside hydrolase family 31 protein, which codes for MKFRLLFLSFILFPNLVLVAQNQPFKIDLLPGEKIWSGVITDGHKMPLAGGFEFDFYANNQGNQTQPLLLSNKGLYVWSQKPYKFEIGNNEIIISENYGKVEHGRNGTTLKEARQFASEHFFPASGKMPDEMLFTEPQYNTWIELTYDQNQEDILKYAHAIINNGFPPGVFMIDDTWQEDYGLWNFHPGRFPNPHQMMDELHKMGFKVMLWVCPFVSPDQALIVREIMKGKGFLLQKIDETTTWETAREPAIIKWWNGYSALLDFSNPAAVGWFNNQLDRLVNEYGVDGFKLDAGDMQYYPPNALSKGNVSPNEQCELYARIGLRYPLNEYRACWKMAGQPLAQRLRDKQHSWSDMQMLIPHMIAEGLAGYTFSCPDMIGGGEFSSFLDLNSYDEELVVRSAQCHALMPMMQFSVAPWRVLNEKNFEAVKKAVEIRKKFTPLILKRAKESAKTGEPVISNLEYFYPNQGFENIKDEFLLGENLLVAPVYKKEYSREVILPNGNWIADDGKKYKGGKSYTIDVPIDRIPYFEKQ